The following are encoded in a window of Myxococcota bacterium genomic DNA:
- a CDS encoding VCBS repeat-containing protein, producing MKKLFARARAQVARATGMGVALCFGVSAALADDDPFFVQDLRLEGRVVQADLADLDGDSRGDLLCVVTSGLPPNERREIHVFFQGDDGSFAAKPDWKGPLPSGAAAYDLANLDDSPATELVLLRRDRLTLFSMPGRSPSFRDLPLGIEPSIAVVVDERGLDRMMLVREGLGDGPRLVAPGMSWTAVLDPGGEVLGLLEVGARANYYLPQRPGPLVSESEVEIYLDHPRLSIGDVNGDGRGDVISANRHELKVFLQNAQGRFPAKPSRSIALGRVTPEDHVRNSGLVRVDGSDLNGDGLVDLLVSTSSGSVFDATTVVGFHLNQGGQWNLDAPDQVFRTVGGMNANMLVDIDGDGAVELMEVRVPTGVLEIVEVLVTRAIDANVTLHRRADSGLFETEPWHSRKLGVAWDFETFRSKGFVPTLSADFNGDGMLDMLNSGDGDQLEVHLGSNTDGYGARHATQTLDTSGRIRFGDLDADGLSDFVLYSPRRPELPVRVGTNRGVLPGTRRETTLEASGG from the coding sequence GTGAAAAAGCTGTTCGCGCGTGCGCGGGCCCAGGTGGCCCGAGCCACCGGAATGGGCGTGGCGCTCTGCTTCGGCGTCTCGGCGGCGCTTGCCGATGACGACCCTTTCTTCGTGCAGGATCTCCGGCTCGAAGGCCGAGTGGTGCAAGCCGATCTCGCGGATCTCGATGGAGATTCGCGCGGGGATCTGCTCTGCGTCGTAACCAGCGGACTTCCGCCGAACGAACGCCGCGAGATCCATGTCTTCTTCCAGGGAGACGATGGGAGCTTCGCCGCCAAGCCCGATTGGAAGGGCCCATTGCCGTCGGGTGCGGCCGCCTACGACCTCGCCAACCTGGATGACTCGCCCGCTACCGAACTCGTACTGCTGCGGCGCGATCGCCTGACCCTCTTCTCGATGCCGGGACGCAGTCCGTCCTTCCGCGATCTTCCGCTCGGGATCGAACCCAGCATTGCCGTGGTCGTCGACGAGCGTGGCCTCGACCGGATGATGCTGGTGCGCGAAGGCCTCGGGGACGGCCCGCGCCTGGTGGCGCCGGGCATGAGCTGGACCGCGGTGTTGGATCCCGGCGGCGAAGTGCTCGGCCTGCTCGAGGTCGGCGCCCGAGCCAACTACTACCTGCCCCAGCGTCCCGGACCCCTCGTGTCCGAGAGTGAGGTCGAGATCTATCTGGACCACCCGCGGCTCTCGATCGGCGACGTGAACGGAGACGGCCGTGGCGACGTCATCAGCGCCAACCGCCATGAGCTGAAGGTCTTCCTCCAGAACGCGCAGGGTCGTTTTCCGGCGAAGCCGAGTCGCAGCATCGCCTTGGGCCGTGTGACGCCGGAGGACCACGTCCGCAACTCGGGCCTCGTCCGCGTAGACGGCTCCGACCTGAACGGGGATGGCCTGGTCGACCTGCTCGTGTCGACCTCGTCCGGGAGCGTGTTCGACGCCACGACGGTGGTCGGCTTCCACTTGAACCAGGGCGGTCAGTGGAACCTGGACGCGCCGGACCAGGTCTTCCGAACGGTCGGCGGCATGAACGCCAACATGCTCGTCGACATCGACGGCGACGGCGCCGTAGAGCTGATGGAAGTGCGCGTCCCGACGGGCGTCCTGGAGATCGTCGAAGTGCTGGTGACGCGCGCCATCGATGCGAACGTCACGCTGCACCGACGCGCGGATTCCGGACTCTTCGAGACCGAACCCTGGCACTCGCGCAAGCTCGGCGTGGCGTGGGATTTCGAGACGTTCCGGTCGAAGGGCTTCGTGCCGACCCTCTCGGCGGACTTCAACGGGGACGGCATGCTCGACATGCTGAACTCGGGGGACGGAGACCAGCTCGAGGTCCACCTCGGCAGCAACACCGATGGCTACGGCGCGCGCCACGCGACCCAGACCCTCGACACCAGCGGTCGTATCCGCTTCGGGGACCTCGATGCGGATGGGCTCTCGGACTTCGTGCTCTACTCGCCGCGCCGGCCCGAGCTCCCGGTGCGCGTGGGAACGAACCGCGGCGTGCTGCCGGGTACCCGTCGCGAGACCACCCTCGAGGCGTCTGGCGGCTGA